The genomic interval TGTTGGGAATTACTTCAATTTCCTTTTTCAGCTTATAGGTTTTATTAAACTCATTTTGCATATACTTAGAAGGACATATAACTTTATCAATCTTTTCTAATGCTATATTTTCAAATTTTAGTGTTAACTTTATGTCCTCAATATCACTTTTCATAACAAAAGGAATATTGTAAAATCGCGATGGATTATGATGTGAAATTAATATATTTAACACGTTATTTTTCTTTTTTATAAAAAAACCCGGACAACCATGATCTGGTATAATAATAACATTTGGTTCAAATTTTTCTACTTTTTTTGTCATGAAGAAGGCACCATACAATGATAAAAAAACATCCAAAGTATGCCAACCTATAAATTTAATATGCTTTCGAAAAATCTTTTTAATAACCCAAAATATAAACAAGCATATTTTTTTCATCCATGACGGCATACCTGAACGAACCACTTCATCCGTATCCTTATCTATTATTCCATCGTCACCAAACGTAAAGACTTTAGCATCATATCCATTGTCTTTTAATATTTTAAATAAATTATAATGAGCTGATGATATTCCTCCACCTCCATAAGGCGGAAAAGAAGAAGAGATAATTGCAATCTTTTTATTTGCCATAGTATACCACACATTTTATAAAAAATTTTATTTGATTTTTTAAACTCATTTGAAAAAAAATCTTTCTTTTTAAGCAAAAAGTCAATATATTTATATCATATATTTGAAAATTTTCTAATAAAAACAAAACATATTTATTAATAATTATTTTAAAATTTTCATTATATTGATTTTTGGAATTTAATATGATAAAGATTTTATTTAACAAATTCAACATCAAAAATAACTTATTTCTGCTTTTTTCTATAATATTATAACTACATATTTGATTAAATAAATCCACTTCATCTTTATCGAAATTCAAACCAATATTGGCTAAATTTTTTTCTCGGATTTTTTTTGCTGTCCCAGATTGTATACCCCTCATTTGCTGAGTAAAACTTTCATCATGAAGTCTATATTTATATAAAACCTCTTGTAAGTTAGAAAATCTAAACAAATCTATACATTTCGTCCATAGATGATAATCTTCAGCATACAAATAAGAACTATCATAAAACAGCTGGTATTTCATTACCAGTGCCGTTCGAATAATAATTGTCGCATGGGCCATAGAAGAATAAAATAGCAACTGTGCCTTTATTTGTTCATGTTCAACTGAGTATTTCCATACATCGCTTTTCCCATTCCCAAAAGTTTCCAACCAAGTACCGCAAACTCCAATTCCTAGATTATTTTCCATAAAGGCAACTTGCTTTTCTAATCGATCAATATAACTAATATCATCTGCATCCATTCTGACAATATATTCACCATTAGCAAGTTTCAATCCCTTATTTAAAGTATAAATTAATCCTGAATTTCTTTCATTACAAATTAATCGAATTCTAGAATCTTTATATGCTCTAATAATTTCTTCACTATGATCTGTAGATCCATCATTAATAATCAGAAATTCAAAATTTTTAAAAGTCTGTTTTAAAATACTTTCAATCGCTTCTTTTAAATATTGTTCTGCATTATAAACTGGCATCAAAACAGTTACTTTAACCTTATTTGCACTTAAATTTTCCATTTTTTTTTGATCATGATAAAAATAATCATTCCTCATCTTTTAAGATACACACTGAAAAGTCCTATCCAGTATATTTCAAAGTCCTTGTTTAATCCTTACTATAAAAATTTCATTATTCTAAAATTAAATAAACTTAATAATTTATTAAATAAAAACCAATTTTATCTCTTGCCTATAATAAAATTACTAAAACTATTTGCCAAACCACTTAAAAATGTATTCTTTTATAATCCATTTTAACATAAATTTAAGTGTATATTTTTCTCCAATGAATTTATTAAAATCAGCCAATGACAATATATTTGCGTTTAATATTTCATTGAAAATTTTGCCATCATCTTTTATATTATTAGACTTTTTTTTAGTAAAATTATTAATTACTTCTTTATAATAATAAATCAATCTTT from Massilibacillus massiliensis carries:
- a CDS encoding glycosyltransferase family 4 protein; amino-acid sequence: MANKKIAIISSSFPPYGGGGISSAHYNLFKILKDNGYDAKVFTFGDDGIIDKDTDEVVRSGMPSWMKKICLFIFWVIKKIFRKHIKFIGWHTLDVFLSLYGAFFMTKKVEKFEPNVIIIPDHGCPGFFIKKKNNVLNILISHHNPSRFYNIPFVMKSDIEDIKLTLKFENIALEKIDKVICPSKYMQNEFNKTYKLKKEIEVIPNIVDSGLINNIIAKDMKKELGLTENAVLIYIPAAGSVFKGSRFVFEIIRRLSYKRQDYEIAFFLSGTLSEELKEEFNFMDKRVKLFCPGHLSYHENISVIKSCSFAISPTLIESFGMALLEAVFCGMPVVAFDVGGDREIIINEKNGYLVPFLDIEQLINCSERLIEDNVLREQMGKNSLLISKRFSEKVILEKYKKILSVETCP
- a CDS encoding glycosyltransferase family 2 protein, encoding MENLSANKVKVTVLMPVYNAEQYLKEAIESILKQTFKNFEFLIINDGSTDHSEEIIRAYKDSRIRLICNERNSGLIYTLNKGLKLANGEYIVRMDADDISYIDRLEKQVAFMENNLGIGVCGTWLETFGNGKSDVWKYSVEHEQIKAQLLFYSSMAHATIIIRTALVMKYQLFYDSSYLYAEDYHLWTKCIDLFRFSNLQEVLYKYRLHDESFTQQMRGIQSGTAKKIREKNLANIGLNFDKDEVDLFNQICSYNIIEKSRNKLFLMLNLLNKIFIILNSKNQYNENFKIIINKYVLFLLENFQIYDINILTFCLKRKIFFQMSLKNQIKFFIKCVVYYGK